In a single window of the Anguilla rostrata isolate EN2019 chromosome 4, ASM1855537v3, whole genome shotgun sequence genome:
- the tmem161a gene encoding transmembrane protein 161A, whose translation MALMGVQLVVSLLAVSIMQRMAPHCSFARWLLCNGSLFRFKHPSEGELYALAGKQIPKTSKRDRRQNGSGDSKPLTVPRDINLHLEAAPVNVMDALVLRFFLEYQWLIDFALYAFGIYLFTEGYYWVVDASKEVNIGAIWCVLTILFCLRTLHTLMSHYFRSDEGGERAVCLAFGFLSLLVAMLVLVVREDYLEFGLEPGLASLFYNLEVFARQQGYEWTVPVTKLTVKFGLAAFCAFIGALLAFPGLRLAQTHLDAVQMNTGRPLIQILLHMSFLSPLVVLLLWVKPIARDFLANAPMGKTTVTLVSSSTFSSLRLWTVVALCGLRLALTRYHLQAYLNLAPKWVEQMKREAGRIAAVDIQKKVTRVFCYLTVVTLQYLTPILLILFSTLALKSLGDFSWGLAPEAPGVTPAAVLPTAAPLLPVLEDEDEGEDFEEDVQATVARLTEAFAALRAVLTPIFFRGVFAFLTWWMAACQVISSLFGIYFHQYLMQN comes from the exons ATG gccttGATGGGTGTGCAGCTCGTGGTCAGTCTGCTGGCTGTAAGCATCATGCAGAGAATGGCCCCACACTGCTCGTTTGCCCGCTGGCTCCTCTGCAATGGCAG CTTGTTCCGGTTTAAGCACCCTTCAGAGGGAGAGCTATATGCACTGGCTGGAAAGCAGATTCCGAAGACCAGCAAGAGGGACAG GCGACAGAATGGATCTGGTGACAGCAAGCCGCTCACAGTGCCCAGGGACATCAACCTTCATCTAGAAGCTGCTCCTGTCAACGTCATGGATGCCCTTG TCCTGCGTTTCTTCCTGGAGTATCAGTGGCTGATTGACTTTGCCTTGTACGCCTTTGGTATCTACCTGTTCACTGAGGGATACTACTGGGTTGTGGATGCCAGCAAGGAAGTCAACATTGGAGCTATCTGGTGTGTGCTGACTATTCTATTTTGCCT GAGGACCCTGCACACGCTGATGAGCCACTACTTCCGCTCGGACGAGGGGGGCGAGCGCGCAGTGTGCCTGGCCTTCGGCTTCCTGTCTCTGCTGGTGGCCATGCTGGTGCTGGTGGTCAGAGAGGACTACCTGGAGTTCGGCCTGGAGCCTG gtcttgctAGCTTGTTTTACAACTTGGAGGTTTTCGCCAGGCAGCAGGGATATGAGTGGAC GGTCCCTGTCACCAAGCTGACCGTGAAGTTCGGCTTGGCAGCCTTCTGTGCATTCATTGGTGCCTTGCTTGCCTTTCCTGGGCTCCGATTGGCTCAGACTCACTTGGATGCAGTTCAGATGAATACTGGCCGGCCTCTAATACA GATCCTCCTGCACATGAGCTTCCTGTCTCCGTTGGtggtgctgttgctgtgggTGAAGCCCATTGCCCGTGACTTCCTGGCGAATGCTCCGATGGGGAAGACCACCGTCACGTT GGTCTCCAGTTCCACGTTCAGCTCCCTGCGCCTGTGGACGGTGGTGGCGCTGTGTGGCCTGCGCCTGGCGCTCACCCGCTACCACCTGCAGGCCTACCTCAACCTGGCGCCCAAGTGGGTGGAGCAGATGAAGAGGGAGGCTGGACGCATCGCAGCTGTGGACATCCAGAAAAAG GTGACCCGAGTGTTCTGCTACCTCACCGTGGTAACGCTGCAGTACCTGACTCCCATTCTGCTCATCCTCTTCTCAACACTGGCTTTGAAGTCTTTGG GGGACTTCTCCTGGGGACTGGCCCCGGAGGCCCCCGGCGTGACCCCCGCAGCAGTGCTCCCCACCGCGGCCCCCCTGCTGCCGGTCctggaggacgaggacgagggcGAGGACTTCGAGGAGGACGTCCAGGCCACGGTGGCGCGTCTCACGGAGGCCTTCGCCGCCCTGCGTGCCGTCCTGACCCCCATCTTCTTCAGGGGCGTCTTCGCCTTCCTCACCTGGTGGATGGCGGCCTGCCAGGTCATCAGCAGCCTGTTTGGGATCTACTTCCACCAGTACCTGATGCAGAACTGA